CTGACATTAAATAAAGCAATTTCCTTAATTCTTTTGTCATTCCATCCTTCTTTTTCGACTATTTTTGAGTCTATTAAACGATAGGATTTTCCCATATCAACCGCATAATAAATTCTTGTTTCCGCCGTATGTTCTTCAAATAGAAATGGAGTACCTTCCGTGGCTTCAGTTGGAAATGACGTAGATCGAATAACAGGGTAAATCTTTTTCTCATAATCTTTGATCTGCAAAGGATTTTCCATGGCATGTAGGCCTTCCTCTACATAATAGACTACTTCTTCAATTGCTTTTTCCTTTTCAATATGCCATTTAGCGATAATTCCCGACAAAGATACAGTAATCCCTTTTCTTGTACCTTTACTCTCAATTCTTAGCTGATCTTTATCACGATTGTATGAAATAACTCGATCGGCATTTGCCAACCGTGCTTCTAATTCCTGTTTCATTATTATACTATTCATTTTCATTTATAATCCCTCCGCAAAAAGGAGTTGCAAAAACTTAAAAACTCTCCATCCAAAAGTTGAAGGAGAGTATTGGTTAAATTATTTTAAGTCAGCTATAAATCCTTCGATTTCTTCTTGTGTTTTTCGATCTTTGCTAACAAATCTACCTAGTTCTTTTCCATCCTCGAATCCAATAAAGCTCGGAATTCCATATACATCTAGTTGTTGGCACAAATCAATAAATTGATCGCGATCCACATGAAAAAATGTAAATTCATTATATTTTTGCTCAATTTCAGGCAATATTGGTTCGATTACGCGACAATCTGGGCACCAATTTGCTGAAAACATAAATAGACTCTTACCTTCATTTTTGATCTGTTCGAACTGCTCCATCGATTCTAAATTTTTCATATGACTGCCTCCAATTTGTAATTTCAGCTCAATTTAATTAATAGTTCAAATCATAACAGACTAAAAGACTGCCAGTCCACCAATATGCAAATGGATCTCAGTTGGTTTATTTATTGATGGTTTTTACCGAGTTCATGATTTGCATCATTGCTGTTGCTTCCTCCTTCAAACTACTCGTTTTGGCTTGTGTTGTTATTTTCGTTCCACCAATTCCAATCGTCAGTTCATTCATGCCGTCCTTTAATCTTGCTACGATTAGGTAGCCCATTCTTTTTTGATCCTTAAATGTCTCATTTGTTTCAAGTTGTTTGTATTGGGCAATAGACGCTTTGTACACAACATTACTAGAGGCATTTTCTTGTGGATTATTGAATAGGATATAAGTCTTAGACCCATTTTTCAAAATAATATTATGGGGAGACTTATCTTTTATTTCATAGCCAAAAGGTAAATAAAAACGAATCTTTACACTTTTATTATTTGGCCTTTTAATTTTTTCTTTAAAAGTTGTTTTAACAGCTTTTACAGTTACTTTACTTTCTTCCTTATAAGAAGTATTAGAACAGGCACTTAATACTAATGCGGATATCAAAAAAGCAACAATAGTTTTGAAGGGCTTTCGCATAAGTTCCTCCTTGGTAGGTACGATGATCTATCTATCATACCTTCAAAAACCTTTTT
The Neobacillus sp. PS3-40 genome window above contains:
- a CDS encoding DUF1444 domain-containing protein, with the translated sequence MNSIIMKQELEARLANADRVISYNRDKDQLRIESKGTRKGITVSLSGIIAKWHIEKEKAIEEVVYYVEEGLHAMENPLQIKDYEKKIYPVIRSTSFPTEATEGTPFLFEEHTAETRIYYAVDMGKSYRLIDSKIVEKEGWNDKRIKEIALFNVRSLSNPLKEDRVAGNVFYFLNTNDGYDASRILNKGFLNEIEKKVTGTMVLAVPHQDVLIIADIQNDAGYDVLAQMSMGFFTNGRVPITALSFLYESGELEPIFILGKNKKK
- a CDS encoding thioredoxin family protein; the protein is MKNLESMEQFEQIKNEGKSLFMFSANWCPDCRVIEPILPEIEQKYNEFTFFHVDRDQFIDLCQQLDVYGIPSFIGFEDGKELGRFVSKDRKTQEEIEGFIADLK